The genomic segment ACTGAATACGCACTTTTTTACCTTTGGTTGCAAGGGCAGCATCAAGGCCGCTTATTTTTATACTGATTTGACGCTCTACATTAGCGGGAACAAACCAACCTAAAATGCTGCCAGCCGTAACATAAGTCGCGCCGCCGCCTGACTGGAGCCTAACGACTGTGCCGTCCATAGGGGCGAATTTAGTGCGTGTTTCTTGACGAGCTAGACTCATTTTTAAGGTGTCTAGATCCTCTTCTGTTTTCGCGGCTTCGGCTTTGAGTTTTTCTAGGGCGATTTCTACCGATTCCACTTCTTTTTGTGAGACTAGGCCTTCTTGAAGAAGCTTTTTTTGTCGTGATAGGTTACTTAATGCATTTTGCACGGACAGCTTATTCGATACATAGCGTTGATTGGCTGCCACTTGTTGTGAACGCAGTTTTTCCAGCCTGTCGGAATCTACATCGACTAAGGTGACAATGGGCTGTCCTTTCTTAACATGGTCGCCTTCCCTCACATGCCATGTTTCAATTTGGCCATTGAGCAGTGCCGAGATAGGTTGAATACGATAAAGAGGATCTGGGGAGTTAACCGAGCCGGTACCGTACGCCGTTTGCACCCATGGCGTAAAGGTGAGCAACAAAACAGCACCAATGACGAGGGTGACGACGAGCCAAATAATGGTTTTGTGGGTTTTGGGGACTTTTAAGCTGTTTAAGGTTTTCATGGCGCCCATGAAGTCAGTGTGGGCATTGCTCATGGGCTCATCTCCTGACGTTTAGCGGCGTTGTGTTGGGGTTCTTTATTGCTTTCAAGCACAATCGTGCCATTGAAAAAGGCCGATGTGGGGGCGTTCGAGAAATACAAAACGGTTAAGTCTGTATCTTGAATCACTCCTAAAATACGCTCGCGTCTGGTGGTAGGTATCGCGTCAAAATGTTGATTGATCACCAGTACCTTAGGCTTAGACAACATCACCACCACTAACTTAAGCAATATAAATTCAAGGGGTTGTAACGGTGTTCCTACTGGGGATATGGGGGTTTGTAGTTTTTGTGGAAGCGCGCTGACAACCTCAGTCAAACCTACTTTTTCAAGGGTGTTGTTAATATCGCTGGTGGATACACCTGGTGCGCACATGTGTATGTATTCTTCGATCGTGCATTCAATAATAAGTGAACGATCTAAAACGAACACCGCTTGGCGTAAGTCGTAAGTGTCGTAATCGGATAGGTCGTTGCTATCCAGATTTATCCACCCAGATGAGGGTGTTTCATAACGCTTGAGCAAATTGACTATGGTGCGTTGGGTCCAGTTTGATTGCGTCGATACAAAGTACTTATCGCCTTGGGCGATATTTTTATTGATCAGGCATGACTCATCTTTGCGCCGAATAATGACATTGTTGAAATCTAATGCAGCGCCAGCTGGGGCAGGTTTGGGGGTTTGTTCTAATGCCTCTTGTGGCATGTTAATGGCGCCACCGATCTTGTCTGCGGTACCGTATAATTCATAATACAGTTTTAAGTAATGACTGAAGCGAGAGAGTCCTAAAAAGACCGCTGCCATGATCAATTCTGCTGCAACTAATTGGCCAATAGACAATTGCCCGCTTATCACTAACCATCCACCCAAGCCAAGCAACGCAGAACTAGCCAGTGCGTAAAGCACTAAAAACATCACCACTTGTTTAAAGGTAAAGGAAAAGTGGCGAGCGTGGTTATCAACATATTCTGATACGTAACGCTCGGTTTTCTGACCAGCATAATCGAACTGAGAAGATGACTTTACAAAGTCATTCGCTGACGCCAAGTTGCTTAGCCATTTTGCTGTTGAGTATTTTGATGCTGACAGATGCACGGCTGATACTTTGGCTTGTGTGGACCACAACCGCCAAATCACATACATAATTAAAATCACGCATAAGTTAAACGCAAGCAAAAACGGGTGATAAAACGAAACGAGTGTGAAGCCAACAATCATTTGTAATATCAAGGCAATACCGTCAATCATTAAGCTTGGAATATTCTTTTGCAAGGTCATTATGTCGAAATAACGATGGGTGATTGAGGTGTTTTGACTGCCTTCAAAATAGCTATGAGGCGCTAATATAGTACGCAGACTCAGATCCGCCACTAGGCGGGCATAAATACGCCGTTCGTAATATTCCATGACCCGCATGCGCAGGGCAGCGAAGCAACCGGATAGTAATAAAGTACTAAAAAGCACTATCGCGAGGGTGATGACTGCCCGGGTTGACGCGATATTCGCTATGGTGTTGATGAGGGTTTGTACCGCGATGGGGACGGCTAGCGTCAGCAGGCCAATAACCACGCTGTATGCGATAACGACCGCAAAAAACGAGCGTTCTGGTTTTAAAAGCGCAAACAATGTTTGACGCAAGTTAACTAGGTCAATATTTTTGGAGGACATTTTTAGCTCATTTAAGTTAGCGTCAATACACGGTCAATTTCAATGTTGTTAACTTTATAAAAACTGAGCTCACACAGGAAAACTTCACAGTCACGGGTGGTTAACACCTATTTGACTACAGATAGCTTACTGATTTATTCGCGAAATTAAAGTGGATTATCGCTGCTTAGCTTATAAAAATGTAACGATTTTAGCCGTTTGCTGTTACGTAACCGGCAGTGATTTAGTTCAACGCCCAAGTGATTTAAAAAGAGTGGCAAAAAACTACTCTAGTTGGGCAGCCTTCGGTGGCGCCGCTGTTTCTTGATTTAAGCGTCGCTATGTCGAGATGGTTGGCTCCCTTTCAAATCGTACTCACTTATACACGTGGCATGGTGTAAAGACATATATGGTTTCTCCAAGCCGCTTTTTTGAGAAGAAAGGATCGCCCTCGTCGGGCGACCTTGGGTTATTGTGCGGATAGAGAGTGTGCTATTTTTCCTTGCCTCCTTGCCTCCTTGCCTCCTTGCCTCCTTGCCTCCTTGCCTCCTTGTCACATTGACTAATGTGTTAAGCAGGCGATGGTCTCTCTATTTACTCTTAATGATCGTGGTCTGATTCGGCAATGCCTAACCAAGAGATATTATCTGGGGCGAAATCGAGTTCGATGTCACCCGTAATGGTCAATGTCTCAAGATCGATTTGCAGTATATGCTGGGCAATCGGATCTGCAACGTAAACAAAATCACCATTTTGCGCCACTGTCATACTAAACGACATGCCTTCTGGCATAGTGGATACATCTTGCTCGGAAATATCGATACTATCGCGCAGCTCCCAGTGCGGATTACCGTCTTCTTCATGGGCTTCAAGCACGTTCAAGAAGCCTTGGCTGTCGAGTATTAAAAACGTATCACCCTCATGGGAGAATGCGTAGGATACTGGATTTGCAGGGCTTTCTGGTTGCCATGATAGTGCTTGCATTGTGCCTTGCTCAGGGTTCACATTGAGCAGAATTGCCTCACCACCTCCGTGACCTGATGCAACGCCAATCAAGGTTTCACTTTCTTCATGGCCATACAAGGTGCCAATGCGCAAGCCATCTAATATCTCGATATTGGCGATTTTTTCTGCTTCATATTCGCCGTCGTGTTCATGGGCAACCAGTACCCCATCGGTACAACCAAATACCACATAGTCTTCGTTCTGAGCTGCGCCGTGCAAATCTGGGCAGAGTACGTCTAACACTTGTTCTTGCTCATATACATCATCATGCAAATGATAAACGCCAACTTGGTCGGGTAATACCTTTGCAACCGAGGTGTTTTCTGCATCATCCCGACGAACCGTAGCGAGTAAATATTCTCCACGAGGTTCTGCAACACCGTGCATATTGATGGTGTAGTCTAGCGTGGGTAAAGGGTCAGCTTCGCTGCTTATTTGGGTGTCTGTTGCGACCTTGACCGATGCCGGAGTCCCCGCGTCAGCATCGCCATCAAAGAATACCGCCAATTGACCACCGTGACTTAAAATATGAGTGGGTCGACTACCTGTGACTTCAAAGTCACTCATAACTGGGCTTTGTTCATAGTCATGTAAATGCGCAGTGTGATCTTCGCGCCACATGCCGCCGTCAATAAAGCCGACATAGTCTTGCGCTCGACTCGCGATTACCGCAAAACGATAGTCTGCTGATGATGTTAAGGTGTTCGACGTATGAATTAAAGTGAAGCTGTCTAGTTGGTCGCCGTCGTCTAAATCGAAT from the Paraglaciecola mesophila genome contains:
- a CDS encoding 5-methyltetrahydrofolate--homocysteine methyltransferase; this translates as MTNTHKFNLLAVAIGAILLTGCGDAETTLIEKDPIEVPEDDHDDDHDHDDDAYTIESLGRLAVLSAESNVATVFDLDDGDQLDSFTLIHTSNTLTSSADYRFAVIASRAQDYVGFIDGGMWREDHTAHLHDYEQSPVMSDFEVTGSRPTHILSHGGQLAVFFDGDADAGTPASVKVATDTQISSEADPLPTLDYTINMHGVAEPRGEYLLATVRRDDAENTSVAKVLPDQVGVYHLHDDVYEQEQVLDVLCPDLHGAAQNEDYVVFGCTDGVLVAHEHDGEYEAEKIANIEILDGLRIGTLYGHEESETLIGVASGHGGGEAILLNVNPEQGTMQALSWQPESPANPVSYAFSHEGDTFLILDSQGFLNVLEAHEEDGNPHWELRDSIDISEQDVSTMPEGMSFSMTVAQNGDFVYVADPIAQHILQIDLETLTITGDIELDFAPDNISWLGIAESDHDH
- a CDS encoding ABC transporter ATP-binding protein; this translates as MSSKNIDLVNLRQTLFALLKPERSFFAVVIAYSVVIGLLTLAVPIAVQTLINTIANIASTRAVITLAIVLFSTLLLSGCFAALRMRVMEYYERRIYARLVADLSLRTILAPHSYFEGSQNTSITHRYFDIMTLQKNIPSLMIDGIALILQMIVGFTLVSFYHPFLLAFNLCVILIMYVIWRLWSTQAKVSAVHLSASKYSTAKWLSNLASANDFVKSSSQFDYAGQKTERYVSEYVDNHARHFSFTFKQVVMFLVLYALASSALLGLGGWLVISGQLSIGQLVAAELIMAAVFLGLSRFSHYLKLYYELYGTADKIGGAINMPQEALEQTPKPAPAGAALDFNNVIIRRKDESCLINKNIAQGDKYFVSTQSNWTQRTIVNLLKRYETPSSGWINLDSNDLSDYDTYDLRQAVFVLDRSLIIECTIEEYIHMCAPGVSTSDINNTLEKVGLTEVVSALPQKLQTPISPVGTPLQPLEFILLKLVVVMLSKPKVLVINQHFDAIPTTRRERILGVIQDTDLTVLYFSNAPTSAFFNGTIVLESNKEPQHNAAKRQEMSP
- a CDS encoding efflux RND transporter periplasmic adaptor subunit, which translates into the protein MSNAHTDFMGAMKTLNSLKVPKTHKTIIWLVVTLVIGAVLLLTFTPWVQTAYGTGSVNSPDPLYRIQPISALLNGQIETWHVREGDHVKKGQPIVTLVDVDSDRLEKLRSQQVAANQRYVSNKLSVQNALSNLSRQKKLLQEGLVSQKEVESVEIALEKLKAEAAKTEEDLDTLKMSLARQETRTKFAPMDGTVVRLQSGGGATYVTAGSILGWFVPANVERQISIKISGLDAALATKGKKVRIQFDGWPTFQFSGWPGMSVGTFEGVVSFVEPVADQFGMFTVWIAPVNTTVAWPEHESARLGSRVRAWILLEEVRLGYELWRQLNNFPPVRPQETQEGAP